One segment of Labrenzia sp. CE80 DNA contains the following:
- a CDS encoding sulfite exporter TauE/SafE family protein, with the protein MNEIMVLFAATLAAGILRGLTGFGFALAAVPLFSLRIEPLQAVFLAQILQVAAAPTDIYQNHRNVDREALTLLCAGALVVTPIGAYFATRLPPDVMRLAIAIVVLLGLIALLSKVKIRGGRGPVLAAGATAGLLSGLAAMPGPPAVAYFLGRGKGKVESRASLLLFFAFTAVIALVSLALGSDVMGWHLLLSAAIGYPAMLTGTWLGEHLFHRLGDGHYRVAAITMLFISALLTGAKGLFGFL; encoded by the coding sequence ATGAATGAGATCATGGTCCTGTTTGCCGCGACGTTGGCGGCAGGCATCTTGCGTGGCCTCACCGGATTTGGCTTTGCCCTTGCTGCTGTGCCGCTTTTTAGCCTGCGCATCGAGCCCCTTCAGGCTGTTTTCCTGGCGCAAATCCTTCAGGTCGCCGCTGCGCCGACTGACATCTACCAAAACCACCGAAACGTTGATCGGGAGGCTTTGACGCTGCTTTGCGCGGGCGCGCTTGTTGTCACACCGATTGGCGCCTACTTCGCCACCCGTCTCCCGCCCGACGTAATGCGTCTGGCCATTGCAATCGTGGTCCTTCTTGGGCTGATCGCACTGCTCTCGAAGGTAAAGATCCGCGGTGGCCGAGGGCCGGTTCTCGCTGCGGGCGCAACTGCCGGGTTGCTTAGCGGGCTAGCCGCCATGCCCGGGCCGCCCGCAGTAGCCTATTTTCTGGGGCGCGGAAAAGGCAAGGTCGAAAGTCGCGCCTCGCTCTTACTGTTCTTTGCTTTTACGGCCGTAATTGCGCTTGTTTCGCTCGCGCTTGGCTCGGATGTCATGGGTTGGCATCTGCTGTTGAGTGCTGCGATCGGTTACCCGGCAATGCTGACTGGAACCTGGCTTGGCGAACACCTGTTTCATCGGCTTGGCGACGGACACTACCGCGTTGCCGCAATCACGATGCTTTTCATATCCGCTCTTTTGACCGGGGCCAAAGGCCTGTTCGGTTTTTTGTGA
- a CDS encoding FAD-dependent oxidoreductase encodes MRDQARVVIIGGGIAGCSALYHLTKEGWSDVMLIERDELTSGTTWHSAAQVTNFGMTQTMIGLKSHSIALYKELRDDPEYPVGYNYGDGGIRLANTEAHMDGYRHFVSLAAGMGVDFEVIDAEECARRHPLISTENLLGGLWDPTDGHIDPAQLCQALARRARLAGAEVNRHTPVTGLTQHADHTWTVHTEKGDVKAEIVVNAGGYRCNEIGAMMGVSHPVASMEHQYFLTEDIPAIAEAGHRIPLLRCPISDYYSRQEKGGLLVGFYEQDCRTWGMDGIDPKFTNDLCPDDLDRVMDVLEGAFARMPALMETGIRSIVNGPITYTIDGAPLVGPIPGKRNAFCIVGLRAGLGEGGGHGWLLAQQIVHGEAEYDTWVIDPRRFTGHASVELTALKAIEDYQNEFRFHFPHEHRPAGRPMKTTPLTSLLAAEGAELGTVNGWERVEYIKPSPDFSETLGFRFNEVHPVVASEVKAVSTGVGLCEVSGFNRFELTGTDVHSFLDRMICGRVTKKPGRVGLGYLLNHHGMLKAEATIANIPTSERGPDRVWYGSAAASENHDMDWLNLHLKPDEDVTIRSLTNAQTILVLAGPKSRDVLSAAARGDWSKQAFPWLSVREAYIGIAPATVLGVSFSGELAYEIHVPNESLAAAYTALRKAGEQYGLQLFGARAVDSMRLEKGFLHWKADILTEFDPFETGLDRFVTLDKGGFIGREALMQRVDAGPKRKLVTLAIDASDAPAHAGASVKTAEGIVGTVTSAEWGHRTGLNLAYAFVTPSSSDEGQDLTVDILGQSIPARVIAFAPYDPMHQRMRA; translated from the coding sequence ATGCGAGATCAGGCCAGAGTTGTGATCATTGGAGGCGGTATCGCAGGGTGTTCCGCACTCTACCATCTGACCAAGGAGGGATGGTCGGACGTCATGCTGATCGAGCGCGACGAACTCACGTCGGGCACCACTTGGCACTCCGCGGCGCAGGTCACGAATTTCGGAATGACCCAGACTATGATTGGCCTCAAGAGCCATTCGATCGCGCTCTACAAAGAGCTTCGTGATGATCCGGAATATCCAGTTGGCTATAATTATGGGGATGGCGGCATCCGGCTGGCCAACACCGAGGCGCATATGGATGGCTACCGTCATTTTGTCTCACTGGCCGCGGGGATGGGTGTCGATTTCGAGGTGATCGACGCTGAGGAATGTGCGCGCCGTCACCCCTTGATATCGACCGAAAATCTGTTGGGCGGGCTGTGGGATCCGACAGATGGACATATTGATCCCGCGCAGCTTTGTCAGGCGCTGGCGCGACGCGCGCGCCTCGCAGGTGCCGAGGTGAACCGGCACACGCCGGTGACGGGCCTGACCCAGCATGCGGATCACACATGGACCGTTCATACCGAGAAGGGCGATGTGAAGGCTGAAATTGTTGTCAATGCGGGCGGTTATCGCTGCAATGAGATTGGCGCCATGATGGGCGTCAGTCATCCCGTTGCCTCAATGGAGCACCAGTATTTTCTGACAGAGGACATTCCCGCCATTGCCGAGGCCGGGCACCGAATTCCACTTTTGCGCTGTCCGATCAGTGACTATTACTCGCGGCAGGAAAAAGGCGGGTTGCTCGTCGGCTTTTACGAGCAGGATTGCCGGACATGGGGCATGGACGGCATTGATCCGAAATTTACCAACGACCTTTGCCCCGACGATCTAGACCGCGTGATGGATGTGCTTGAAGGCGCATTCGCCCGTATGCCGGCGCTGATGGAAACCGGCATTCGGAGCATCGTCAATGGACCAATCACCTATACAATCGATGGAGCGCCGCTGGTTGGGCCGATCCCGGGAAAACGCAATGCATTTTGTATCGTCGGATTGAGGGCCGGGCTTGGTGAGGGGGGCGGTCATGGCTGGTTGCTGGCGCAGCAGATTGTGCATGGCGAAGCGGAATATGACACCTGGGTCATCGATCCGCGCCGGTTCACTGGTCACGCAAGCGTCGAACTGACCGCGCTCAAGGCCATCGAGGATTATCAGAACGAGTTCCGCTTCCACTTTCCGCATGAACACCGGCCTGCCGGCCGCCCAATGAAAACAACGCCCTTGACGTCTCTTCTCGCTGCTGAGGGTGCTGAATTGGGCACGGTGAACGGCTGGGAGCGTGTCGAATACATCAAGCCGTCTCCAGACTTTTCCGAGACGCTTGGCTTTCGGTTCAACGAGGTTCATCCCGTGGTCGCCAGCGAAGTCAAGGCAGTGTCAACTGGCGTTGGTCTGTGTGAGGTTTCCGGGTTCAACCGCTTCGAATTGACGGGCACGGATGTTCACTCCTTCCTAGATCGCATGATCTGTGGCCGGGTCACAAAAAAACCAGGTCGGGTGGGACTGGGCTATCTGCTGAACCATCATGGAATGCTCAAGGCCGAGGCGACGATCGCCAATATTCCGACTTCGGAACGGGGACCGGATCGTGTGTGGTACGGATCCGCGGCAGCGTCGGAAAACCACGATATGGATTGGCTAAACCTGCACCTGAAACCTGATGAGGATGTAACCATCCGCTCACTGACCAATGCGCAAACAATCCTCGTTCTTGCCGGCCCCAAGTCTCGCGATGTGTTGTCAGCCGCAGCCCGTGGTGATTGGTCAAAACAAGCGTTTCCGTGGCTATCTGTGCGTGAGGCCTATATCGGCATAGCTCCTGCGACTGTCCTCGGTGTCAGTTTTTCCGGAGAACTTGCCTATGAGATCCACGTTCCCAACGAAAGCCTGGCTGCGGCCTATACCGCTTTGCGCAAAGCCGGAGAACAATATGGTTTGCAGCTCTTCGGGGCTCGTGCTGTCGACTCCATGCGCCTCGAAAAGGGCTTCCTTCACTGGAAGGCGGACATCCTCACAGAGTTCGATCCCTTCGAGACCGGTCTGGACCGGTTTGTAACCCTCGACAAGGGTGGCTTTATCGGGCGCGAAGCCTTGATGCAGCGCGTGGATGCAGGTCCGAAGCGCAAGCTTGTGACACTTGCCATTGACGCGAGCGATGCACCGGCCCACGCAGGGGCATCGGTGAAGACAGCCGAGGGCATTGTCGGCACGGTAACGTCTGCCGAATGGGGACACCGCACTGGCCTTAACCTTGCGTATGCTTTCGTCACCCCATCGTCTTCGGACGAAGGGCAAGATCTCACGGTTGATATTTTGGGTCAAAGCATACCGGCCCGCGTGATCGCTTTTGCACCCTACGATCCAATGCACCAGCGAATGAGAGCGTGA
- a CDS encoding LysR family transcriptional regulator — MPLPKLSLQVLEAFEQVAHSGSVQTAAAEMGLSISTVSHHVVRLEEELGVKLLDRSTRPFALTREGRDALHHLKLGLQHLRQATSETGIAGLLGTRSLKIGFVEDFESNLAPELAVMLAGRMPKAKLSISNVLSHSAPDLLRRGELDLAIASTPISGVQDLSLYPLVRDPFIMVVPRGETGDLLGDQSKLPFLRFNPTHQIGRQVEAHLSRHRITLPERYNFDTVQSIMAVVANGDGWSIITPLGYARGLRFENRVQLRPLPVSPFARRISLIARSDFDAQTSQTIAALVRARIQRVIVDPIVDAHPWMGDAFSMLGDA, encoded by the coding sequence ATGCCGCTTCCCAAATTGTCACTTCAGGTGCTTGAGGCGTTCGAGCAGGTTGCTCATTCGGGTTCTGTTCAGACTGCGGCGGCTGAGATGGGGCTGTCGATCTCGACAGTTTCCCATCATGTGGTGCGGTTGGAGGAAGAGCTTGGAGTGAAGCTACTTGATCGCTCGACGAGGCCCTTTGCGCTGACCCGCGAAGGACGCGATGCGCTCCATCATCTGAAACTTGGCCTGCAGCATTTAAGGCAGGCAACTAGCGAGACGGGAATTGCCGGCCTGCTCGGAACGAGATCTCTCAAGATCGGATTTGTCGAGGATTTCGAAAGCAACCTGGCACCAGAGCTTGCGGTTATGCTCGCAGGGCGGATGCCAAAAGCCAAATTGTCGATCAGCAATGTCCTAAGCCATTCAGCGCCAGATTTGCTCCGTCGCGGTGAACTCGATCTGGCGATTGCCTCGACGCCAATCAGCGGCGTGCAAGACCTGTCGCTTTATCCTTTGGTGCGCGATCCTTTCATTATGGTTGTCCCACGGGGAGAGACGGGCGATCTGCTAGGCGATCAGTCCAAGTTGCCATTCCTGCGTTTCAACCCAACCCATCAGATTGGCAGGCAGGTCGAAGCACATCTATCACGGCACCGCATCACGCTGCCCGAGCGATACAATTTTGACACCGTGCAATCGATCATGGCTGTCGTTGCCAATGGTGATGGCTGGTCAATCATAACCCCTCTTGGCTACGCGCGGGGATTGAGGTTTGAGAACCGTGTTCAACTTCGGCCCCTTCCTGTCTCCCCATTTGCACGCCGCATATCGTTGATCGCACGCTCTGACTTCGACGCGCAGACGTCACAGACGATTGCCGCCCTCGTGCGGGCACGGATCCAACGTGTGATTGTCGATCCCATTGTCGACGCACATCCCTGGATGGGCGATGCATTCAGCATGCTGGGCGATGCATAG
- a CDS encoding flagellin: MVMRVATFSQSSTILQSALETQAKLASNQEQQASGTISSDYAGLGTDAATLVDLQVSISRSEASLSVAEDALSRVEMTYSALGGISDILTSMRADVTAVLTDEDLTALQLVAEAYLEDVSSLLNTQLTGRYLFAGSNTQEAPVDLTAYEATDLTTTDSSYYTGDTYVQTVRLSSERSLDYGITADTEAIEMAMRALSYAASADPLTTDDVEILSDLLIDAQDGVIALQSITSTAASSLESFISSEEEYVAEAEELASELNTADVAELIVQASSYEVQLEASYAALGSLSDLSVLDYLF, from the coding sequence ATGGTCATGCGTGTTGCCACATTCAGCCAGTCATCTACGATTTTGCAAAGCGCGCTGGAGACCCAGGCCAAACTTGCAAGCAATCAGGAGCAGCAGGCCAGCGGCACCATTTCCTCTGACTATGCGGGTCTTGGCACGGATGCCGCGACGCTTGTCGATCTGCAAGTGTCCATCTCCAGATCCGAAGCTTCTCTTTCCGTTGCAGAAGATGCGCTCTCCCGTGTTGAAATGACCTATTCGGCGCTCGGGGGCATCAGCGACATTCTCACCTCGATGCGCGCAGACGTCACCGCAGTCCTCACCGACGAGGACCTCACCGCCTTGCAGCTCGTTGCGGAAGCATATCTTGAAGATGTCTCATCGTTGCTCAACACACAGCTTACCGGACGCTACCTCTTTGCCGGAAGCAACACCCAGGAAGCACCGGTCGACTTGACGGCTTATGAGGCTACCGATCTGACCACCACGGACAGCAGCTACTACACAGGCGATACCTATGTTCAAACCGTTCGCCTGAGCTCTGAACGATCACTCGACTATGGCATTACAGCGGACACCGAGGCGATTGAAATGGCCATGAGAGCGCTGTCTTATGCGGCAAGCGCAGATCCTCTGACCACAGATGATGTCGAAATACTTTCAGACCTTCTCATTGACGCACAAGATGGCGTGATTGCTCTGCAGAGCATCACGTCGACAGCTGCATCCAGTTTGGAGAGCTTCATCTCATCCGAAGAGGAATACGTCGCGGAAGCCGAGGAGCTCGCCAGCGAACTCAATACCGCGGATGTTGCCGAACTGATTGTCCAGGCTTCCAGCTATGAAGTCCAACTCGAGGCCAGCTACGCGGCTTTGGGATCGCTCAGTGACCTGTCAGTACTCGATTATCTGTTTTAG
- the flgK gene encoding flagellar hook-associated protein FlgK: protein MTSLTTSSYIAASALTAAQVQLSVASSNIANADTEGYTAKSASAESQTTLGYGSGVAVTGIASSVSQYLLDDLLTATTNAANTTVTADYLDGLQQSFGSTTGDDGDGSSIANTIATFESALTELAETPESESLASAAVSALEDVTYQLNSLATDVQQSIDQADEQIVDGVMAANEAIEAIDALNEQIEAASARGDSTADLEDQLNASLVSLSEQLEIATFKADDGTVKVYTSDGQVLVDSSAHLLTTETAADGTISISANGTDITDDLDTGNLGALIELRDETLPAYQDMLDELATTFIDELNTVSAGLLTGTGASDIAVSDTVQADPSQMLGDTLPSEVAYELLDVLQESVSFDAAGDLTADEMSFTDYANSILSNLVNATTTAETRLELAETELSTISDTISSTYGVNVDEELTRLSELEQLYSIASTLLSVVQEMFDDLLTAVQ, encoded by the coding sequence ATGACCAGTCTGACAACATCTTCCTATATTGCCGCCAGCGCGCTCACTGCTGCGCAGGTGCAGTTGTCGGTCGCGTCCTCCAACATCGCCAACGCAGATACCGAGGGATATACTGCAAAGTCCGCCTCGGCAGAGTCTCAAACCACTCTCGGCTATGGCTCAGGCGTAGCGGTTACCGGCATCGCTTCAAGTGTCAGCCAATATCTACTGGACGATCTGCTCACCGCCACGACCAATGCAGCAAACACGACAGTCACCGCGGACTACCTCGACGGATTGCAGCAATCTTTTGGATCAACAACAGGCGATGATGGCGACGGGAGTTCGATCGCCAATACCATCGCCACCTTCGAAAGCGCGTTGACAGAGCTTGCCGAGACACCCGAAAGCGAAAGTCTTGCCAGTGCCGCCGTTTCAGCGCTCGAGGATGTCACCTACCAGCTCAACAGCCTTGCGACAGATGTTCAGCAATCAATAGATCAAGCCGACGAGCAGATCGTCGATGGCGTTATGGCTGCCAATGAGGCCATAGAGGCGATCGATGCCTTGAACGAGCAGATCGAAGCGGCCTCTGCTCGCGGCGACAGCACGGCGGACCTTGAAGATCAGTTGAACGCTTCCCTTGTGTCTCTCTCTGAGCAACTGGAAATCGCAACCTTCAAAGCCGACGATGGGACCGTAAAGGTATACACAAGCGATGGTCAGGTTCTCGTCGACAGCAGCGCGCATCTTCTGACCACAGAAACAGCAGCTGACGGCACCATAAGCATTTCGGCAAATGGTACCGACATCACCGACGATCTCGACACTGGCAATCTGGGCGCCCTGATCGAGCTTCGCGATGAAACCCTGCCAGCCTATCAAGATATGCTGGATGAACTGGCAACCACTTTCATCGATGAATTGAACACCGTAAGCGCAGGTCTCCTGACCGGTACAGGCGCCTCGGACATTGCTGTCAGCGATACGGTTCAGGCCGACCCGAGCCAGATGCTTGGCGACACGCTGCCATCCGAGGTCGCTTATGAACTGCTCGATGTCCTGCAAGAGAGCGTGAGCTTTGATGCTGCCGGAGATCTAACTGCGGACGAGATGTCATTTACGGATTACGCCAACAGCATTCTTTCAAATCTCGTCAATGCGACCACCACCGCAGAAACACGGCTTGAATTGGCAGAAACCGAACTCAGCACCATTTCCGATACAATTTCATCGACTTATGGCGTCAATGTGGATGAAGAACTGACCCGTCTTTCCGAGCTCGAACAGCTCTATTCAATCGCTTCGACGCTTCTCAGCGTTGTTCAAGAAATGTTCGATGATCTGCTGACTGCGGTTCAATAG
- the flgE gene encoding flagellar hook protein FlgE encodes MSLQGALNASISALSAQSTALSIISDNLANSQTTAYKSSSTSFSSLVAGSGSNSSGGVSATMVSNVDQQGLLVQSTDATHLAIEGDGFFIVSDGTDATSTYYSRDGEFTVDSDGYLTNGGYYLLGWTTDADGEVTGGTSENSLEAIDLDSVQSSVDATSTVEFQANLPADAEVGDSFETSFEVYDSLGTTSTVTATYSKTAENTWEIAYSDPTLSSTGETIGTVTSADIEVTFNSDGTLASTNPDPAELTIEGWTTGAADSSITLDLGDADSTTGLTQYASDDGDPAIDVQSIDQDGLAYGNLSSIEISDDGSVIAFFDNGEERSIYQIPIATFGNPDGLEENSDGIYSRSSTSGNATLHEAGEGGAGSIQGGWLEASTVDTGEEFSNMMSAQQAYSAASQIMSTASDMFDTLLDAVR; translated from the coding sequence ATGAGCTTGCAAGGCGCCCTCAACGCATCGATCTCCGCGCTGTCTGCACAGAGCACGGCGCTCTCTATCATCTCAGACAACTTGGCCAACTCTCAGACGACTGCCTACAAATCATCTTCTACCAGCTTTTCCAGCCTGGTCGCGGGCAGCGGCTCGAATTCAAGTGGTGGTGTCTCCGCAACGATGGTTTCGAATGTGGATCAGCAAGGTTTGCTGGTGCAGTCGACGGATGCGACGCATCTTGCCATCGAAGGTGATGGCTTCTTCATCGTCTCTGATGGGACAGATGCGACATCAACCTATTACTCTCGAGATGGTGAGTTCACCGTCGATAGCGATGGCTATCTGACTAACGGCGGCTACTACCTTCTGGGCTGGACGACTGATGCCGATGGAGAGGTTACCGGCGGCACTAGTGAGAATTCTCTGGAGGCAATAGATCTCGATTCCGTCCAAAGCTCTGTCGACGCCACATCAACTGTGGAGTTTCAGGCCAATCTTCCGGCAGATGCAGAAGTTGGTGACAGCTTTGAAACGAGCTTTGAGGTCTACGATTCCCTGGGCACAACCAGCACGGTCACTGCCACCTACAGCAAGACCGCCGAGAACACCTGGGAAATCGCATACTCTGACCCCACACTGTCCTCCACTGGCGAAACGATCGGAACCGTCACTTCCGCAGACATTGAAGTGACGTTCAACTCAGATGGCACTTTAGCCTCGACAAACCCAGACCCCGCCGAACTCACGATCGAAGGGTGGACGACAGGCGCTGCGGACAGTTCCATAACTCTCGATCTGGGTGACGCGGACAGTACCACTGGGCTCACTCAGTACGCGTCTGATGATGGCGATCCTGCAATTGACGTGCAATCGATCGATCAGGACGGTTTGGCCTACGGCAACTTAAGCTCGATTGAGATCTCAGATGACGGTTCGGTTATTGCCTTCTTCGACAACGGCGAAGAGCGTTCGATCTATCAAATCCCGATTGCAACATTCGGCAACCCGGATGGTCTCGAAGAAAACAGCGACGGCATCTATTCGCGATCATCCACCTCGGGCAACGCCACTCTCCATGAAGCTGGAGAAGGTGGCGCAGGATCCATTCAGGGCGGATGGCTGGAAGCCAGCACCGTGGACACCGGAGAAGAATTCTCAAACATGATGTCCGCCCAACAAGCTTATTCCGCCGCATCGCAAATCATGTCCACGGCAAGCGACATGTTCGACACACTCCTTGATGCTGTCCGGTGA